Proteins encoded by one window of Nicotiana tabacum cultivar K326 chromosome 10, ASM71507v2, whole genome shotgun sequence:
- the LOC107809356 gene encoding zinc finger CCCH domain-containing protein 18 isoform X7, giving the protein MNMDFSESTKVVYNRIQKLEPENVSKIIGYLLLQDHGEQDMIRLAFSPDNLIHSLINKAKKDLGLSSKPAISGPLSPPLVNRALSSDVPLKFAPFSSASPRPFPTRRVGNPFWEHQGPAENHPIHTLDFVPVGCSDTMTDERQQLPNQLQFLSLDDQSDPVNSEFPGDHYFFISALGPRSSRRSPSLPEFPVKVCHYFNKGFCKHGTNCRYFHGHPSPESFSQVFNSNLHEVGSDEHIFKPGSLEKLEMELTELLKSRRGLPVSIASLPMLYYEKYGRTLQAEGYLTESQRHGKAGYSLTKLLARLRNSIRVIDRSNLPHGQHAVILAEDVPKYMEYSGERNEHGAIVAGSRQIYLTFPAESTFSEQDVSNYFNQFGPVQDVRIPCQQKRMFGFVTFVFPETVKQILAKGNPHLVCGARVLVKPYREKSKLVDRKCLEKAYQASYYNSSFIDAESELQSSPSVCENSRLMKKQLMEEQERAIEFERRHFPELQLAAKSLHHQMRLGYSVEDLKLREGRSEQLEFPSAESFNYLLDVYNNGSTSEDKARHVKTSHCDQESGQGLNLPDSPFASPIRNGISTVI; this is encoded by the exons ATGAACATGGACTTTTCCGAGTCTACGAAAGTTGTATATAATCGAATTCAGAAACTAGAGCCAGAAAATGTGTCTAAGATCATTGGTTATCTCCTCTTACAAGATCATGGTGAACAGGACATGATTAGGTTAGCGTTTAGTCCCGACAATTTGATTCATTCCTTGATTAATAAAGCTAAGAAAGATCTTGGATTATCATCCAAACCAGCCATTTCCGGTCCTCTTTCACCTCCCTTAGTCAATCGAGCATTATCTTCAGACGTTCCCTTGAAATTTGCTCCATTCTCATCAGCTTCACCTCGCCCTTTTCCGACTCGTCGAGTGGGAAATCCTTTCTGGGAACATCAAGGTCCTGCGGAAAATCATCCAATTCATACCTTGGATTTTGTACCTGTGGGTTGCTCGGATACTATGACCGATGAACGTCAACAACTCCCAAACCAACTTCAGTTCTTATCTTTAGATGATCAGTCAGACCCTGTTAATTCAGAATTCCCCGGCGACCACTATTTCTTCATATCTGCATTAGGCCCAAGATCGAGTCGAAGGTCTCCAAGCTTGCCCGAGTTTCCTGTTAAGGTTTGCCATTACTTTAACAAAGGATTTTGTAAGCATGGAACCAACTGTCGGTACTTTCACGGCCATCCAAGTCCGGAAAGCTTCTCGCAAGTCTTCAATTCAAACTTACATGAGGTGGGAAGTGATGAACATATCTTCAAACCCGGATCTCTAGAGAAACTAGAGATGGAACTTACCGAGCTTCTCAAATCTAGACGGGGTCTTCCTGTTTCAATTGCTTCATTGCCTATGTTGTACTATGAGAAGTATGGGAGAACGCTTCAGGCTGAGGGTTATTTGACCGAAAGTCAAAGACATGGGAAAGCTGGATATAGCCTGACTAAGCTCCTCGCTCGATTAAGAAATAGCATTCGTGTCATCGACAGGTCCAACTT GCCCCACGGACAGCATGCCGTTATTTTAGCTGAGGATGTTCCGAAATACATGGAGTACAGTGGCGAAAGAAATGAACACGGAGCAATTGTAGCTGGTTCTCGCCAGATTTATCTGACTTTTCCGGCTGAGAGTACTTTCAGCGAGCAAGATGTTTCCAACTATTTCAA TCAGTTTGGACCAGTCCAAGATGTTAGGATTCCTTGTCAGCAGAAGAGAATGTTTGGATTTGTAACTTTTGTTTTCCCCGAGACAGTTAAGCAGATCTTGGCAAAGGGGAATCCTCATTTAGTTTGTGGCGCACGTGTTTTGGTGAAACCTTACAGGGAAAAATCCAAGCTTGTAGATAG AAAATGCCTGGAGAAAGCTTATCAAGCTTCCTATTATAATTCCTCCTTTATTGACGCAGAATCCGAACTCCAATCTT CACCTAGTGTCTGTGAAAATTCAAGACTAATGAAAAAACAACTCATGGAGGAACAAGAGCGTGCAATTGAGTTTGAGAGACGCCATTTTCCAGAGTTGCAGTTAGCTGCAAAATCATTGCATCATCAAATGCGCCTTGGTTACTCAGTAGAGGATTTGAAGCTTAGAGAAG GCCGTAGCGAACAACTGGAGTTCCCCTCAGCCGAGAGTTTTAATTACCTGCTAGATGTATATAACAATGGTTCCACCAGCGAGGACAAAGCTAGGCACGTTAAGACGAGTCACTGTGACCAAGAAAG TGGTCAAGGATTGAATCTTCCAGATAGCCCGTTCGCATCTCCAATAAGGAATGGCATTTCAACTGTCATTTAG
- the LOC107809356 gene encoding zinc finger CCCH domain-containing protein 18 isoform X8, protein MNMDFSESTKVVYNRIQKLEPENVSKIIGYLLLQDHGEQDMIRLAFSPDNLIHSLINKAKKDLGLSSKPAISGPLSPPLVNRALSSDVPLKFAPFSSASPRPFPTRRVGNPFWEHQGPAENHPIHTLDFVPVGCSDTMTDERQQLPNQLQFLSLDDQSDPVNSEFPGDHYFFISALGPRSSRRSPSLPEFPVKVCHYFNKGFCKHGTNCRYFHGHPSPESFSQVFNSNLHEVGSDEHIFKPGSLEKLEMELTELLKSRRGLPVSIASLPMLYYEKYGRTLQAEGYLTESQRHGKAGYSLTKLLARLRNSIRVIDRPHGQHAVILAEDVPKYMEYSGERNEHGAIVAGSRQIYLTFPAESTFSEQDVSNYFNQFGPVQDVRIPCQQKRMFGFVTFVFPETVKQILAKGNPHLVCGARVLVKPYREKSKLVDRKCLEKAYQASYYNSSFIDAESELQSSPSVCENSRLMKKQLMEEQERAIEFERRHFPELQLAAKSLHHQMRLGYSVEDLKLREGRSEQLEFPSAESFNYLLDVYNNGSTSEDKARHVKTSHCDQESGQGLNLPDSPFASPIRNGISTVI, encoded by the exons ATGAACATGGACTTTTCCGAGTCTACGAAAGTTGTATATAATCGAATTCAGAAACTAGAGCCAGAAAATGTGTCTAAGATCATTGGTTATCTCCTCTTACAAGATCATGGTGAACAGGACATGATTAGGTTAGCGTTTAGTCCCGACAATTTGATTCATTCCTTGATTAATAAAGCTAAGAAAGATCTTGGATTATCATCCAAACCAGCCATTTCCGGTCCTCTTTCACCTCCCTTAGTCAATCGAGCATTATCTTCAGACGTTCCCTTGAAATTTGCTCCATTCTCATCAGCTTCACCTCGCCCTTTTCCGACTCGTCGAGTGGGAAATCCTTTCTGGGAACATCAAGGTCCTGCGGAAAATCATCCAATTCATACCTTGGATTTTGTACCTGTGGGTTGCTCGGATACTATGACCGATGAACGTCAACAACTCCCAAACCAACTTCAGTTCTTATCTTTAGATGATCAGTCAGACCCTGTTAATTCAGAATTCCCCGGCGACCACTATTTCTTCATATCTGCATTAGGCCCAAGATCGAGTCGAAGGTCTCCAAGCTTGCCCGAGTTTCCTGTTAAGGTTTGCCATTACTTTAACAAAGGATTTTGTAAGCATGGAACCAACTGTCGGTACTTTCACGGCCATCCAAGTCCGGAAAGCTTCTCGCAAGTCTTCAATTCAAACTTACATGAGGTGGGAAGTGATGAACATATCTTCAAACCCGGATCTCTAGAGAAACTAGAGATGGAACTTACCGAGCTTCTCAAATCTAGACGGGGTCTTCCTGTTTCAATTGCTTCATTGCCTATGTTGTACTATGAGAAGTATGGGAGAACGCTTCAGGCTGAGGGTTATTTGACCGAAAGTCAAAGACATGGGAAAGCTGGATATAGCCTGACTAAGCTCCTCGCTCGATTAAGAAATAGCATTCGTGTCATCGACAG GCCCCACGGACAGCATGCCGTTATTTTAGCTGAGGATGTTCCGAAATACATGGAGTACAGTGGCGAAAGAAATGAACACGGAGCAATTGTAGCTGGTTCTCGCCAGATTTATCTGACTTTTCCGGCTGAGAGTACTTTCAGCGAGCAAGATGTTTCCAACTATTTCAA TCAGTTTGGACCAGTCCAAGATGTTAGGATTCCTTGTCAGCAGAAGAGAATGTTTGGATTTGTAACTTTTGTTTTCCCCGAGACAGTTAAGCAGATCTTGGCAAAGGGGAATCCTCATTTAGTTTGTGGCGCACGTGTTTTGGTGAAACCTTACAGGGAAAAATCCAAGCTTGTAGATAG AAAATGCCTGGAGAAAGCTTATCAAGCTTCCTATTATAATTCCTCCTTTATTGACGCAGAATCCGAACTCCAATCTT CACCTAGTGTCTGTGAAAATTCAAGACTAATGAAAAAACAACTCATGGAGGAACAAGAGCGTGCAATTGAGTTTGAGAGACGCCATTTTCCAGAGTTGCAGTTAGCTGCAAAATCATTGCATCATCAAATGCGCCTTGGTTACTCAGTAGAGGATTTGAAGCTTAGAGAAG GCCGTAGCGAACAACTGGAGTTCCCCTCAGCCGAGAGTTTTAATTACCTGCTAGATGTATATAACAATGGTTCCACCAGCGAGGACAAAGCTAGGCACGTTAAGACGAGTCACTGTGACCAAGAAAG TGGTCAAGGATTGAATCTTCCAGATAGCCCGTTCGCATCTCCAATAAGGAATGGCATTTCAACTGTCATTTAG
- the LOC107809356 gene encoding zinc finger CCCH domain-containing protein 18 isoform X6, with the protein MNMDFSESTKVVYNRIQKLEPENVSKIIGYLLLQDHGEQDMIRLAFSPDNLIHSLINKAKKDLGLSSKPAISGPLSPPLVNRALSSDVPLKFAPFSSASPRPFPTRRVGNPFWEHQGPAENHPIHTLDFVPVGCSDTMTDERQQLPNQLQFLSLDDQSDPVNSEFPGDHYFFISALGPRSSRRSPSLPEFPVKVCHYFNKGFCKHGTNCRYFHGHPSPESFSQVFNSNLHEVGSDEHIFKPGSLEKLEMELTELLKSRRGLPVSIASLPMLYYEKYGRTLQAEGYLTESQRHGKAGYSLTKLLARLRNSIRVIDRPHGQHAVILAEDVPKYMEYSGERNEHGAIVAGSRQIYLTFPAESTFSEQDVSNYFNQFGPVQDVRIPCQQKRMFGFVTFVFPETVKQILAKGNPHLVCGARVLVKPYREKSKLVDRKCLEKAYQASYYNSSFIDAESELQSSPSVCENSRLMKKQLMEEQERAIEFERRHFPELQLAAKSLHHQMRLGYSVEDLKLREGRSEQLEFPSAESFNYLLDVYNNGSTSEDKARHVKTSHCDQERSRVRAVETTSYRNASGQGLNLPDSPFASPIRNGISTVI; encoded by the exons ATGAACATGGACTTTTCCGAGTCTACGAAAGTTGTATATAATCGAATTCAGAAACTAGAGCCAGAAAATGTGTCTAAGATCATTGGTTATCTCCTCTTACAAGATCATGGTGAACAGGACATGATTAGGTTAGCGTTTAGTCCCGACAATTTGATTCATTCCTTGATTAATAAAGCTAAGAAAGATCTTGGATTATCATCCAAACCAGCCATTTCCGGTCCTCTTTCACCTCCCTTAGTCAATCGAGCATTATCTTCAGACGTTCCCTTGAAATTTGCTCCATTCTCATCAGCTTCACCTCGCCCTTTTCCGACTCGTCGAGTGGGAAATCCTTTCTGGGAACATCAAGGTCCTGCGGAAAATCATCCAATTCATACCTTGGATTTTGTACCTGTGGGTTGCTCGGATACTATGACCGATGAACGTCAACAACTCCCAAACCAACTTCAGTTCTTATCTTTAGATGATCAGTCAGACCCTGTTAATTCAGAATTCCCCGGCGACCACTATTTCTTCATATCTGCATTAGGCCCAAGATCGAGTCGAAGGTCTCCAAGCTTGCCCGAGTTTCCTGTTAAGGTTTGCCATTACTTTAACAAAGGATTTTGTAAGCATGGAACCAACTGTCGGTACTTTCACGGCCATCCAAGTCCGGAAAGCTTCTCGCAAGTCTTCAATTCAAACTTACATGAGGTGGGAAGTGATGAACATATCTTCAAACCCGGATCTCTAGAGAAACTAGAGATGGAACTTACCGAGCTTCTCAAATCTAGACGGGGTCTTCCTGTTTCAATTGCTTCATTGCCTATGTTGTACTATGAGAAGTATGGGAGAACGCTTCAGGCTGAGGGTTATTTGACCGAAAGTCAAAGACATGGGAAAGCTGGATATAGCCTGACTAAGCTCCTCGCTCGATTAAGAAATAGCATTCGTGTCATCGACAG GCCCCACGGACAGCATGCCGTTATTTTAGCTGAGGATGTTCCGAAATACATGGAGTACAGTGGCGAAAGAAATGAACACGGAGCAATTGTAGCTGGTTCTCGCCAGATTTATCTGACTTTTCCGGCTGAGAGTACTTTCAGCGAGCAAGATGTTTCCAACTATTTCAA TCAGTTTGGACCAGTCCAAGATGTTAGGATTCCTTGTCAGCAGAAGAGAATGTTTGGATTTGTAACTTTTGTTTTCCCCGAGACAGTTAAGCAGATCTTGGCAAAGGGGAATCCTCATTTAGTTTGTGGCGCACGTGTTTTGGTGAAACCTTACAGGGAAAAATCCAAGCTTGTAGATAG AAAATGCCTGGAGAAAGCTTATCAAGCTTCCTATTATAATTCCTCCTTTATTGACGCAGAATCCGAACTCCAATCTT CACCTAGTGTCTGTGAAAATTCAAGACTAATGAAAAAACAACTCATGGAGGAACAAGAGCGTGCAATTGAGTTTGAGAGACGCCATTTTCCAGAGTTGCAGTTAGCTGCAAAATCATTGCATCATCAAATGCGCCTTGGTTACTCAGTAGAGGATTTGAAGCTTAGAGAAG GCCGTAGCGAACAACTGGAGTTCCCCTCAGCCGAGAGTTTTAATTACCTGCTAGATGTATATAACAATGGTTCCACCAGCGAGGACAAAGCTAGGCACGTTAAGACGAGTCACTGTGACCAAGAAAG gtcacgggttcgagcagTGGAAACGACCTCTtacagaaatgcaag TGGTCAAGGATTGAATCTTCCAGATAGCCCGTTCGCATCTCCAATAAGGAATGGCATTTCAACTGTCATTTAG
- the LOC107809356 gene encoding zinc finger CCCH domain-containing protein 18 isoform X3 translates to MNMDFSESTKVVYNRIQKLEPENVSKIIGYLLLQDHGEQDMIRLAFSPDNLIHSLINKAKKDLGLSSKPAISGPLSPPLVNRALSSDVPLKFAPFSSASPRPFPTRRVGNPFWEHQGPAENHPIHTLDFVPVGCSDTMTDERQQLPNQLQFLSLDDQSDPVNSEFPGDHYFFISALGPRSSRRSPSLPEFPVKVCHYFNKGFCKHGTNCRYFHGHPSPESFSQVFNSNLHEVGSDEHIFKPGSLEKLEMELTELLKSRRGLPVSIASLPMLYYEKYGRTLQAEGYLTESQRHGKAGYSLTKLLARLRNSIRVIDRPHGQHAVILAEDVPKYMEYSGERNEHGAIVAGSRQIYLTFPAESTFSEQDVSNYFNQFGPVQDVRIPCQQKRMFGFVTFVFPETVKQILAKGNPHLVCGARVLVKPYREKSKLVDRKCLEKAYQASYYNSSFIDAESELQSSPSVCENSRLMKKQLMEEQERAIEFERRHFPELQLAAKSLHHQMRLGYSVEDLKLREGRSEQLEFPSAESFNYLLDVYNNGSTSEDKARHVKTSHCDQERSRVRAVETTSYRNASSSGCCSGQGLNLPDSPFASPIRNGISTVI, encoded by the exons ATGAACATGGACTTTTCCGAGTCTACGAAAGTTGTATATAATCGAATTCAGAAACTAGAGCCAGAAAATGTGTCTAAGATCATTGGTTATCTCCTCTTACAAGATCATGGTGAACAGGACATGATTAGGTTAGCGTTTAGTCCCGACAATTTGATTCATTCCTTGATTAATAAAGCTAAGAAAGATCTTGGATTATCATCCAAACCAGCCATTTCCGGTCCTCTTTCACCTCCCTTAGTCAATCGAGCATTATCTTCAGACGTTCCCTTGAAATTTGCTCCATTCTCATCAGCTTCACCTCGCCCTTTTCCGACTCGTCGAGTGGGAAATCCTTTCTGGGAACATCAAGGTCCTGCGGAAAATCATCCAATTCATACCTTGGATTTTGTACCTGTGGGTTGCTCGGATACTATGACCGATGAACGTCAACAACTCCCAAACCAACTTCAGTTCTTATCTTTAGATGATCAGTCAGACCCTGTTAATTCAGAATTCCCCGGCGACCACTATTTCTTCATATCTGCATTAGGCCCAAGATCGAGTCGAAGGTCTCCAAGCTTGCCCGAGTTTCCTGTTAAGGTTTGCCATTACTTTAACAAAGGATTTTGTAAGCATGGAACCAACTGTCGGTACTTTCACGGCCATCCAAGTCCGGAAAGCTTCTCGCAAGTCTTCAATTCAAACTTACATGAGGTGGGAAGTGATGAACATATCTTCAAACCCGGATCTCTAGAGAAACTAGAGATGGAACTTACCGAGCTTCTCAAATCTAGACGGGGTCTTCCTGTTTCAATTGCTTCATTGCCTATGTTGTACTATGAGAAGTATGGGAGAACGCTTCAGGCTGAGGGTTATTTGACCGAAAGTCAAAGACATGGGAAAGCTGGATATAGCCTGACTAAGCTCCTCGCTCGATTAAGAAATAGCATTCGTGTCATCGACAG GCCCCACGGACAGCATGCCGTTATTTTAGCTGAGGATGTTCCGAAATACATGGAGTACAGTGGCGAAAGAAATGAACACGGAGCAATTGTAGCTGGTTCTCGCCAGATTTATCTGACTTTTCCGGCTGAGAGTACTTTCAGCGAGCAAGATGTTTCCAACTATTTCAA TCAGTTTGGACCAGTCCAAGATGTTAGGATTCCTTGTCAGCAGAAGAGAATGTTTGGATTTGTAACTTTTGTTTTCCCCGAGACAGTTAAGCAGATCTTGGCAAAGGGGAATCCTCATTTAGTTTGTGGCGCACGTGTTTTGGTGAAACCTTACAGGGAAAAATCCAAGCTTGTAGATAG AAAATGCCTGGAGAAAGCTTATCAAGCTTCCTATTATAATTCCTCCTTTATTGACGCAGAATCCGAACTCCAATCTT CACCTAGTGTCTGTGAAAATTCAAGACTAATGAAAAAACAACTCATGGAGGAACAAGAGCGTGCAATTGAGTTTGAGAGACGCCATTTTCCAGAGTTGCAGTTAGCTGCAAAATCATTGCATCATCAAATGCGCCTTGGTTACTCAGTAGAGGATTTGAAGCTTAGAGAAG GCCGTAGCGAACAACTGGAGTTCCCCTCAGCCGAGAGTTTTAATTACCTGCTAGATGTATATAACAATGGTTCCACCAGCGAGGACAAAGCTAGGCACGTTAAGACGAGTCACTGTGACCAAGAAAG gtcacgggttcgagcagTGGAAACGACCTCTtacagaaatgcaag TTCTTCGGGATGTTGCAGTGGTCAAGGATTGAATCTTCCAGATAGCCCGTTCGCATCTCCAATAAGGAATGGCATTTCAACTGTCATTTAG
- the LOC107809356 gene encoding zinc finger CCCH domain-containing protein 18 isoform X5 gives MNMDFSESTKVVYNRIQKLEPENVSKIIGYLLLQDHGEQDMIRLAFSPDNLIHSLINKAKKDLGLSSKPAISGPLSPPLVNRALSSDVPLKFAPFSSASPRPFPTRRVGNPFWEHQGPAENHPIHTLDFVPVGCSDTMTDERQQLPNQLQFLSLDDQSDPVNSEFPGDHYFFISALGPRSSRRSPSLPEFPVKVCHYFNKGFCKHGTNCRYFHGHPSPESFSQVFNSNLHEVGSDEHIFKPGSLEKLEMELTELLKSRRGLPVSIASLPMLYYEKYGRTLQAEGYLTESQRHGKAGYSLTKLLARLRNSIRVIDRPHGQHAVILAEDVPKYMEYSGERNEHGAIVAGSRQIYLTFPAESTFSEQDVSNYFNQFGPVQDVRIPCQQKRMFGFVTFVFPETVKQILAKGNPHLVCGARVLVKPYREKSKLVDRKCLEKAYQASYYNSSFIDAESELQSSPSVCENSRLMKKQLMEEQERAIEFERRHFPELQLAAKSLHHQMRLGYSVEDLKLREGRSEQLEFPSAESFNYLLDVYNNGSTSEDKARHVKTSHCDQESRSRVRAVETTSYRNASGQGLNLPDSPFASPIRNGISTVI, from the exons ATGAACATGGACTTTTCCGAGTCTACGAAAGTTGTATATAATCGAATTCAGAAACTAGAGCCAGAAAATGTGTCTAAGATCATTGGTTATCTCCTCTTACAAGATCATGGTGAACAGGACATGATTAGGTTAGCGTTTAGTCCCGACAATTTGATTCATTCCTTGATTAATAAAGCTAAGAAAGATCTTGGATTATCATCCAAACCAGCCATTTCCGGTCCTCTTTCACCTCCCTTAGTCAATCGAGCATTATCTTCAGACGTTCCCTTGAAATTTGCTCCATTCTCATCAGCTTCACCTCGCCCTTTTCCGACTCGTCGAGTGGGAAATCCTTTCTGGGAACATCAAGGTCCTGCGGAAAATCATCCAATTCATACCTTGGATTTTGTACCTGTGGGTTGCTCGGATACTATGACCGATGAACGTCAACAACTCCCAAACCAACTTCAGTTCTTATCTTTAGATGATCAGTCAGACCCTGTTAATTCAGAATTCCCCGGCGACCACTATTTCTTCATATCTGCATTAGGCCCAAGATCGAGTCGAAGGTCTCCAAGCTTGCCCGAGTTTCCTGTTAAGGTTTGCCATTACTTTAACAAAGGATTTTGTAAGCATGGAACCAACTGTCGGTACTTTCACGGCCATCCAAGTCCGGAAAGCTTCTCGCAAGTCTTCAATTCAAACTTACATGAGGTGGGAAGTGATGAACATATCTTCAAACCCGGATCTCTAGAGAAACTAGAGATGGAACTTACCGAGCTTCTCAAATCTAGACGGGGTCTTCCTGTTTCAATTGCTTCATTGCCTATGTTGTACTATGAGAAGTATGGGAGAACGCTTCAGGCTGAGGGTTATTTGACCGAAAGTCAAAGACATGGGAAAGCTGGATATAGCCTGACTAAGCTCCTCGCTCGATTAAGAAATAGCATTCGTGTCATCGACAG GCCCCACGGACAGCATGCCGTTATTTTAGCTGAGGATGTTCCGAAATACATGGAGTACAGTGGCGAAAGAAATGAACACGGAGCAATTGTAGCTGGTTCTCGCCAGATTTATCTGACTTTTCCGGCTGAGAGTACTTTCAGCGAGCAAGATGTTTCCAACTATTTCAA TCAGTTTGGACCAGTCCAAGATGTTAGGATTCCTTGTCAGCAGAAGAGAATGTTTGGATTTGTAACTTTTGTTTTCCCCGAGACAGTTAAGCAGATCTTGGCAAAGGGGAATCCTCATTTAGTTTGTGGCGCACGTGTTTTGGTGAAACCTTACAGGGAAAAATCCAAGCTTGTAGATAG AAAATGCCTGGAGAAAGCTTATCAAGCTTCCTATTATAATTCCTCCTTTATTGACGCAGAATCCGAACTCCAATCTT CACCTAGTGTCTGTGAAAATTCAAGACTAATGAAAAAACAACTCATGGAGGAACAAGAGCGTGCAATTGAGTTTGAGAGACGCCATTTTCCAGAGTTGCAGTTAGCTGCAAAATCATTGCATCATCAAATGCGCCTTGGTTACTCAGTAGAGGATTTGAAGCTTAGAGAAG GCCGTAGCGAACAACTGGAGTTCCCCTCAGCCGAGAGTTTTAATTACCTGCTAGATGTATATAACAATGGTTCCACCAGCGAGGACAAAGCTAGGCACGTTAAGACGAGTCACTGTGACCAAGAAAG taggtcacgggttcgagcagTGGAAACGACCTCTtacagaaatgcaag TGGTCAAGGATTGAATCTTCCAGATAGCCCGTTCGCATCTCCAATAAGGAATGGCATTTCAACTGTCATTTAG
- the LOC107809356 gene encoding zinc finger CCCH domain-containing protein 18 isoform X4: MNMDFSESTKVVYNRIQKLEPENVSKIIGYLLLQDHGEQDMIRLAFSPDNLIHSLINKAKKDLGLSSKPAISGPLSPPLVNRALSSDVPLKFAPFSSASPRPFPTRRVGNPFWEHQGPAENHPIHTLDFVPVGCSDTMTDERQQLPNQLQFLSLDDQSDPVNSEFPGDHYFFISALGPRSSRRSPSLPEFPVKVCHYFNKGFCKHGTNCRYFHGHPSPESFSQVFNSNLHEVGSDEHIFKPGSLEKLEMELTELLKSRRGLPVSIASLPMLYYEKYGRTLQAEGYLTESQRHGKAGYSLTKLLARLRNSIRVIDRSNLPHGQHAVILAEDVPKYMEYSGERNEHGAIVAGSRQIYLTFPAESTFSEQDVSNYFNQFGPVQDVRIPCQQKRMFGFVTFVFPETVKQILAKGNPHLVCGARVLVKPYREKSKLVDRKCLEKAYQASYYNSSFIDAESELQSSPSVCENSRLMKKQLMEEQERAIEFERRHFPELQLAAKSLHHQMRLGYSVEDLKLREGRSEQLEFPSAESFNYLLDVYNNGSTSEDKARHVKTSHCDQERSRVRAVETTSYRNASGQGLNLPDSPFASPIRNGISTVI, from the exons ATGAACATGGACTTTTCCGAGTCTACGAAAGTTGTATATAATCGAATTCAGAAACTAGAGCCAGAAAATGTGTCTAAGATCATTGGTTATCTCCTCTTACAAGATCATGGTGAACAGGACATGATTAGGTTAGCGTTTAGTCCCGACAATTTGATTCATTCCTTGATTAATAAAGCTAAGAAAGATCTTGGATTATCATCCAAACCAGCCATTTCCGGTCCTCTTTCACCTCCCTTAGTCAATCGAGCATTATCTTCAGACGTTCCCTTGAAATTTGCTCCATTCTCATCAGCTTCACCTCGCCCTTTTCCGACTCGTCGAGTGGGAAATCCTTTCTGGGAACATCAAGGTCCTGCGGAAAATCATCCAATTCATACCTTGGATTTTGTACCTGTGGGTTGCTCGGATACTATGACCGATGAACGTCAACAACTCCCAAACCAACTTCAGTTCTTATCTTTAGATGATCAGTCAGACCCTGTTAATTCAGAATTCCCCGGCGACCACTATTTCTTCATATCTGCATTAGGCCCAAGATCGAGTCGAAGGTCTCCAAGCTTGCCCGAGTTTCCTGTTAAGGTTTGCCATTACTTTAACAAAGGATTTTGTAAGCATGGAACCAACTGTCGGTACTTTCACGGCCATCCAAGTCCGGAAAGCTTCTCGCAAGTCTTCAATTCAAACTTACATGAGGTGGGAAGTGATGAACATATCTTCAAACCCGGATCTCTAGAGAAACTAGAGATGGAACTTACCGAGCTTCTCAAATCTAGACGGGGTCTTCCTGTTTCAATTGCTTCATTGCCTATGTTGTACTATGAGAAGTATGGGAGAACGCTTCAGGCTGAGGGTTATTTGACCGAAAGTCAAAGACATGGGAAAGCTGGATATAGCCTGACTAAGCTCCTCGCTCGATTAAGAAATAGCATTCGTGTCATCGACAGGTCCAACTT GCCCCACGGACAGCATGCCGTTATTTTAGCTGAGGATGTTCCGAAATACATGGAGTACAGTGGCGAAAGAAATGAACACGGAGCAATTGTAGCTGGTTCTCGCCAGATTTATCTGACTTTTCCGGCTGAGAGTACTTTCAGCGAGCAAGATGTTTCCAACTATTTCAA TCAGTTTGGACCAGTCCAAGATGTTAGGATTCCTTGTCAGCAGAAGAGAATGTTTGGATTTGTAACTTTTGTTTTCCCCGAGACAGTTAAGCAGATCTTGGCAAAGGGGAATCCTCATTTAGTTTGTGGCGCACGTGTTTTGGTGAAACCTTACAGGGAAAAATCCAAGCTTGTAGATAG AAAATGCCTGGAGAAAGCTTATCAAGCTTCCTATTATAATTCCTCCTTTATTGACGCAGAATCCGAACTCCAATCTT CACCTAGTGTCTGTGAAAATTCAAGACTAATGAAAAAACAACTCATGGAGGAACAAGAGCGTGCAATTGAGTTTGAGAGACGCCATTTTCCAGAGTTGCAGTTAGCTGCAAAATCATTGCATCATCAAATGCGCCTTGGTTACTCAGTAGAGGATTTGAAGCTTAGAGAAG GCCGTAGCGAACAACTGGAGTTCCCCTCAGCCGAGAGTTTTAATTACCTGCTAGATGTATATAACAATGGTTCCACCAGCGAGGACAAAGCTAGGCACGTTAAGACGAGTCACTGTGACCAAGAAAG gtcacgggttcgagcagTGGAAACGACCTCTtacagaaatgcaag TGGTCAAGGATTGAATCTTCCAGATAGCCCGTTCGCATCTCCAATAAGGAATGGCATTTCAACTGTCATTTAG